One part of the Solea solea chromosome 16, fSolSol10.1, whole genome shotgun sequence genome encodes these proteins:
- the cdip1 gene encoding cell death-inducing p53-target protein 1, giving the protein MSNDPPPPYPGGPSAPPIQEKNGQPVYRTGPQQGQSQPPDYGPPPYEAPQLGFLPPHVPGDGPMPMPMPPPQGGHYPPPPGHFPHQMPGHMGPGPGHFVQMGGHTATVLAPPGAATTVTVLQGEMFQTSPVQTVCPHCQQAIVTRISHDVGLMNTLFCLFCFFVGCDLGCCLIPCLIDDLKDVTHTCPNCKGYIYTYKRIC; this is encoded by the exons ATGTCCAATGACCCTCCTCCTCCGTATCCTGGAGGTCCCAGTGCCCCACCCATTCAGGAGAAGAATGGGCAGCCTG tgtACAGGACTGGTCCTCAGCAGGGACAGTCCCAGCCTCCAGACTACGGTCCTCCGCCCTACGAGGCTCCGCAACTAGGCTTCCTCCCCCCACACGTCCCTGGAGATGGTCCCATGCCAATGCCAATGCCACCACCACAAG GTGGCCACTACCCACCGCCTCCAGGTCACTTTCCTCACCAGATGCCAGGACACATGGGCCCCGGTCCTGGTCACTTTGTCCAGATGGGGGGACACACAGCGACTGTCCTGGCTCCTCCAGGCGCAGCCACTACTGTGACTGTCCTGCAGGGGGAAATGTTCCAGACCTCGCCAGTGCAGACCGTGTGTCCGCACTGTCAGCAGGCGATCGTCACGCGCATCTCCCACGACGTTGGCCTCATGAACACGCTCTTCTGCCTCTTCTGCTTCTTCGTAGG GTGTGACCTCGGCTGCTGCCTGATTCCCTGTCTGATCGACGACCTCAAGGATGTGACTCACACCTGCCCTAACTGTAAGGGctacatttacacatacaagCGTATATGCTAA